One window from the genome of Eucalyptus grandis isolate ANBG69807.140 chromosome 7, ASM1654582v1, whole genome shotgun sequence encodes:
- the LOC104453060 gene encoding phytosulfokines 4: MSPRVKCLAVLALLAVSFAAVSSAARPLPASRGAASASTTGPQPQVGEDCGDGGGGGGGGGAEECLMRRTLDAHLDYIYTQNHQP, encoded by the exons atgtcTCCGAGAGTCAAATGTCTCGCCGTCTTGGCCCTCCTCGCCGTCTCCTTCGCCGCCGTGTCCTCGGCGGCGCGCCCCCTGCCAGCATCTCGCGGCGCCGCTTCGGCTTCGACGACAGGGCCTCAGCCTCAG GTCGGTGAAGActgtggcgacggcggcggcggcggcggcggaggaggggcgGAGGAGTGCTTGATGCGACGAACCCTAGACGCTCACCTCGACTACATCTACACCCAGAATCACCAGCCTTGA
- the LOC104453059 gene encoding phytosulfokines 4, with the protein MSPRVRCLALLALLAVSSSFAAVSSAARPEPASRGGASTSTTQPRPQVGEDCGGGGGGGGGAEECLMRRTLEAHLDYIYTQNHQP; encoded by the exons atgtctcCGAGAGTCAGATGTCTCGCCCTCTTGGCCCTCCTCGccgtctcctcctccttcgccgcCGTCTCCTCCGCCGCACGCCCCGAGCCAGCATCTCGCGGCGGCGCTTCGACTTCGACGACGCAGCCTCGTCCTCAG GTCGGTGAAgactgcggcggcggcggcggcggcggaggaggggcgGAGGAGTGCTTGATGCGACGAACCCTAGAGGCTCACCTCGATTACATCTACACCCAGAATCACCAGCCTTGa